The genomic region aaacccaaaattcctgtctcaaaaaattagcatatcatgaaaaggttctctaaacgagctattaacctaaccatctgaatcaacgaattaactctaaacacctgcaaaagattcctgaggcttttaaaaactcccagcctggttcattactcaaaaccgcaatcatgggtaagactgccgacctgactgctgtccagaaggccatcattgacaccctcgagcaagagggtaagacacagaaagaaatttctgaacgaataggctgttcccagagtgctgtatcaaggcacctcagtgggaagtctgtgggaaggaaaaagtgtggcagaaaatgctgcacaacgagaagaggtgaccggaccctgaggaagattgtggagacgcaccgattccagaccttgggggacctgcggaagaagtggactgagtctggagtagaaacatccagagccaccgtgtacaggcgtgtgcaggaaatgggctacaggtgccgcattccccaggtcaagccacttttgaaccagaaacagcagcagaagcgcctgacctgggctacagagaagcagcactggactgttgctcagtggtccaaagtacttttttcggatgaaagcaacttttgcatgtcattcggaaatcaaggcgccagagtctggaggaagactggggagagggaaatgccaaaatgcctgaagtccagtgtcaagtacccacagtcagtgatggtctggggtgccatgtcagctgccggtgttggtccactgtgttttatcaagggcagggtcaatgcagctagctatcaggagattttggagcacttcatgcttccatctgctgaaaaactttatggagatgaatggatattgtgaagagaaagttgagagatgcaagacccaacactctggatgagcttaaggccgctatcgaagcatcctgggcctccataacacctcagcagtgccacaggctgattgcctccatgccacgccgcattgaagcagtcatttctgcaaaaggattcctgaccaagtattgagtgcataactgaacataattatttgaaggttgactttttttgtattaaaaacacttttcttttattggtcggatgaaatatgctaattttttgagacaggaattttgggttttcatgagttatgtatgccaaaatcatcaatattaaaacaattaaaaggcttgaactacttcagttgtgtgtaatgaatctaaaatatatgaaagtctaatgtttatcagtacattacaggaaataatgaactttatcacaatatgctaattttttgagaaggacctgtatataaAATAGTGAAATTTCACTTACCAAAACCTAAGAATTAACTTTCTGGATGATCTGCATAAGAAAACAGGTCATACTACAGACAGCGaacatctttttcttctctcagagAATTGATGTTCACCAAAGCAGTAATCTGTGCTCAGTAGTtggtgaaaagagaaacaagtaATATTGTCCATGAATGACAACTTCAAATTCTGGTTTCAAGCAACAGGAAAACATGCGTTGCTTGTTTAGAGAATCTCAGTGAACTCCTGTATCTGAATCAGTCCATTTGTCATGTGTCTGCAGCATCAAAAGATGCCAACAAGGTGATAGAGATCAACTCTTACCTGCTGGGCACCATGTCAGGTAGTGCTGCAGACTGCCAGCACTGGGAGAGACTCCTGGCCAAAGAGTGCAGGTATGTCCAGTTTGAATATATCAAACCCCATATTTTAAACCATCAAAAGAGCAGAATACTTCTTACAGTTCCTGAACTGTAAGAAGTATTCTGGCTCATCAGTGGGTTCAGTGTGTGGTGTCAAGACTCCCCTGACACCACACACTGAACCCACTGAtgagccacaaaccacaccccACCACACACTTAAGGAAGTTACAAGGTTTTCCAAAGTgtttgaagtttaaaaaaaaagattgatgTAAGTGTTCATTTGACTAATGAGTGTTAAACAGTGTGTAAAATTTtcaaaaatatcaaaatgtCTAGAGAGAATGTTACATCATACCCAGCACCCTTCCAAAGGTCAGCAGAATGGATTAAGAAGGGCTACAGGCACAAGTCAGGCTTGAGTGGTTAGCTGATTTTTCTGATAGTAATTTGGTCCTGTGTTGTTATTCTTTCCCTCAGGCTGTACAGGCTGAGAAACAACCACCGGATCTCTGTGGCTGCTGCATCTAAGCTTCTGTCCAACATGATGCTGGGTTACAGAGGAATGGGGCTCTCTATGGGAAGCATGATCTGTGGATGGGACAAGCAGGTAGTATATGTGTGGGATACAAGTCAGGCAGAAGGTTTAATGAGAAAAACATATTAGAAATGACTTGGACATCTGAGGTAAAAATGTCTCCTGTCTTGTTCATGTTATCACGGTGGACAAATATCAACAATGGCTGCTTTGCTGATGAAACGGTTACTTAATTGAAATATATGTCACTTTAAAGTTAACCTGGATAAGGTTTAAAATAGGTGAAGTCAGGTTGCTGATTATATATCTGTACAGTGGTGTGTAATAGTGTTTACCCCTGTTACATGTTTGTCACAGTTACATGTTTTTGATtatcaaaaaaatgtaaatatgagacaaacagaatacaaaatgcagtttctaaatgaaggtgtttatgaTTAAGggaaaaatccaaacctacatggcctgtgtgaaaaagtgattgtcccctaaacctaataacatAAGGTTATGTATATAACCCCGGTTCTCTGAGTAGCATGAGTGAGTGTCTCACTATGGGAACGCCTCCTGCGTGACCTCATCAGAAGCTCAAATACCATTACGCCAGCCTTTACAGGCTGGCTAGGTGACACCCATGTCAGGAGGGGCTAGTGCCTCCCTATATAATAGCCTGACATAGCGTCAGATGTCATTCAAAACAAGCCCACCTCTTCCTCGCTTCCATAGCAAGGAGGGCGGTCTGGTGAGACACTCACTCATGCTACTCAGAGAACCGGGGTTATATACATAACCTTAAGTTCTCTTTCATAGCATTCGTTTCGTGTCTCACTATGGGAGAAATACTGACTCCCGGATTGCCAGACATGCCTGTTAAGAAGACAACTGTCCCCAACAGCACCTCACAGGTGAGAAGCCCCCACCTGGGAAGAACCTGCACTGAGGACTGAATGTGCTAGGTTAGGCGCCGTCACATCTAACCTGTAAAACCTAGCAAATGTGTGAGGTGAGGTCCAGCATGCAGCTGCACACACCTCCTGAATAGAAACTCCCCTAAAGAGAGCCCATGAGGTTGCCAGACCTCTAGTGGAATGCGCACGTAAGCCAGCAGGGGGCTGAAGGCCCCTGCTAGTATAGGCCAGGGCAATCGCTCCCACTATCCAATGGGAGAGGCGCTGTTTAGACACAGGCTTTTCCATATGTGGTTTAGCCCAGGACACGAACAGCTGGTCACTTTGTCTGACACTCTGGGTTCGGTCCATGTAAATGCGCAGAGCACGGACTGGACACAAGGTATGCAGCCGCTGTTGCTCCTCTGAGGAGAAAGGCGGTGGGCAAAAGGCCAGCAGTTCTATAGGGGAACATGTGCCGACCACCTTCGGGACAAAGGCAGGGTTGAGCCGCATACTGACCCTCGTATTATCCGAGGAGAACTGAATGCATGACTGATGCACTGAGAGAGCGTGGATCTCTCCCACACGTTTAGCAGAAGCTAAGGCAATTAATAGAGCCGTCTTCAAGGACAGAAATTTTAACTCAACCTGTTCCAGGGGTTCAAATGGGCAACAGGAGAGCGCAGCCAATACTGTGGGAAGGGCCCACGATGGAGCCAACGGCCTAGATGTAGGCAATTTACGCCGTGCACCCTTCATGAAACGGCATATTAAGGGATGCTGGCCAACAGTCCTCCCCTCAAAACCAATATGGCAGGCCGAAATCGCCGCCAAATACACCTTAATGGTGGAGAAGGCTTTACCCTTATCAATCAGGGCCTGAAGAAATGACAGAATCACAGCCACAGAGCACTGAAAAGGGATGGTCTGTGATTCTACACACCAGCTTTCAAACAGACGCCACTTGTGCTCATATAGCGTCCTAGTGGACGATGCTCTAGAACACTGAATAGTATCGATAACACTATGAGGGAGCCCCACTGTGTTCAGGTTAAACCACTCACGGGCCAAGCCCATAGAGCTAGCCTCTCTGGGTGGGGGTGGAATATTTCCCCCTGTGCCTGAGACAGACAGCAGGAACTCCGAGTCAGCCGACTCATCTCTGTCCTCGTTGGCATCTCCTCCCCAGATGACTCCAGCATCAGGGAAAAGCTCACGATCTCCGTGTGCCTCCAGCGACGGGAAAGCGGTCGCGATGGGCTGGGGGTCTGCCTCTGCCCAGCTCGGCCCTGGCGTTGCGGCCAAATCATCGGGCATCTCAGTGTCTCCTTGCGCCGCAGCTTCACACAGCAAAGGGTCGCCGCCCGACAGGTTAGCCTGGCGAGCTAGCCTGCGGCGGAGTAGCTTGCGTGGGAAAGCCGCGCAGTGGATACAGTCTTGTGCGGGTGTCAAGGCGGCCTGAGCGTGGGATAAACCCAGGCACGCCGCACACACGGGGTGTGTATCCCAGGCAGAAATTTTCTTGCCGCAAGGACAGAGTTTTGCAACTTCGTTGGCAGCCGTAGCCATGGTTAGCTAGAGGGTTGCGCACATTAGCGAGACTGACACCGAGTGCGGAGAATATTGCTATTCTTCGCTAACGTGGGGTGAAAAGTGTTGCTACTTTTCTACAGGTATTGCTACCCAATGTGTAAAAAGACCGCTAGCGTTGAGGGGTATTGCTACCTGATGGTAAAGCTAGGGGTATCTTTATTAGCAAAGTGTTGCTACTTCGCTTTCGGAAAATATTGCTACTTCCCTGGGTGAAAGTATTGCTACTTGGCACCAGCACTAGTAACAGAGCAGTATTGCTACTGCTTGTATGCTAGTGGACAACTGAAAAGCTGGGAACAAAGCGCCCGGCGACCGAGTTGTTCACTCGAATCTGTGGACAGTTTAGCTTTAGCACCCAATCGCACAGTTGTCTACAGGCTTCTGTGAGAAGCGAGAAGAGGTTTTTGAATGACATCTGACGCTATGTCAGGCTATTATATAGGGAGGCACTAGCCCCTCCTGACATGGGCATCACCTAGCCAGCCTGTAAAGGCTGGCGTAATGGTATTTGAGCTTCTGATGAGGTCACGCAGGAGGCGTTCCCATAGTGAGACACGAAACGAATGCTATGAAAGAGAACTGGTTGGGCTACTCTtagcagcaagaactgcaatcaagcatttgtgatCGCATTTGCATTTTGAGCATGAACTgcctttttaaggtcatgccacagcatctcaatcagattcaggtcaggactttgactagaCAACTCCAAAGCCttcatttagtttttcttaAGTCATTCAAAGATGGACTTGCTACAGAACCCAAGTGCGCTTCAGCGTGAGGTCACAAACAGATAAttggacattctccttcaggatgttttggcagacagcagaattcatggttccatttacTACAGCAGGTCTTCCAGGTCCGGCGGCAGTAACAGCCCCAGACTATCACATGACCACCATGTTTtcctgttggtatgatgttccttttctgaaatgctgggttacttttatgccagatgtaacAGGACACACACCAAAAGTTAAACTTTTGTCTCCCAAAAGTTTTGGGGATCATCGAGATGTTTTCTTGCAAAACTGAGTTGAGCCTTTATGTTCTTTTTGCTCAGCAGTGGTCTTTGTCTTAGAACTTGGCTATGTAGGTAGGGCTgtgtatcgtcactgatttctagaatcgatgcGATTcagattcacaaggtcccgattcgatttgaatcagggaaattttgcctcagacagtcaggaatattataattctgaatACTTATCAgtacatatacatatttttatatctataaaaagaaagctgacacttgcgagactttatcaaaggtgtaaacatcacagcagatgcctttgtgtcaaagaaactgaagataaaacacagaaaaaaattaaggagattttcctggcctggctttttatagcagataaccttataaatattctgcagtagaacaaaaatggaagaaaaccatgaatcgacatatgaacattacctgatgctgctgaagtgaagttacagaggtttttaTTAGAGAAacagctaagcattttgcaattttgccTAATTTTATGAAGTTTAAAATTGTTTAGTATTGAatagcagaaatgaggctttcttctCAGAAgtcaattaaataaaaataaaaaaacagtggCCGActgcgctgtaaacaacggtagactggtgggtaataagcaagcgaataatgcagaaaacagagaattttagatgggaaactgttcctgagagagagagagctgtgcatgaagtgtgatttttatcgtgaaTCTAGTGCaaaaaggacgtaaacacaaagcgtggACCCGCCGACACATCAGAATctgcgagctgtcggctttcagccccgaccgtgtccgtgagaaaggcgacatctcactgattctgatgcgttggCGGGTCCGcgttttgtgtttacgtctttgtgcagaatccgtgttcctgctctcatttactgttttagctgtttggtggttgttgaaattttgtgaggtttaacctgagattctggcatttcaggcaaaataaatttatatttaaaaatcaattcaggattttaataAATTGAGATcatgttatccaagctagaatttattttaattgattttaattgataaatcaataatcaaaacccacccttATATGTAGGCCATTTTTGCCCCATCTCTAATGACTCTCACTGTGGTTTGCAGGATTCCCACAGCTTTACAAATGGCTTTATAACCTTTTCCAGACTGAGAGATCTCAATTACTTTGCTTCTCATTTGTTCCCTTAATATCTTTGAACTGCGGCATGATGTCTGGCTTTTGAGGATCTTTTGGTCTACTCCACTTTGTCAGGCAGGTCCTGTTTAAGTGTTTTCTTGATTCAGAACAGGTGTGGCAGTAATCAAGCCTGGGTGTGGCTGAAGAAATttaactcagctttccaaagaTGTGATGCACGATACAGCAGAGTTAATTATTGTTATAACGGGGGTGGGGAATCACTTTTTCACTCAGGCCATGTAGGTCTGTTTTTTTGTCCTGCTTAataagaaatactgtaatttagaaactgtattttgtgtttacttgtgttgtcGTTGTCTAATATTTCAATTTGTTTGATGAACTGAaaaatttaagtgtgacaaacatataaaaaaataggaaatcaggaGGTGGGCAAACACTTCTTCATCCCACTGTATGTCACAAGATGGAAATCCCCAAATGGAAAAATCTCTGAAAAAATTAATTATGTCTTTTAATAAATCTTGGGCAGATGTGTAAATGCCAGAGAAATAATTCTTGCATCTTTGCTGGTCAGATCTGTAATTTGTGCCATTTTATTCTGAACCAAATGTTAGAAAAAACACATTGTGTGTTCTGCAGGGTCCTGGTCTGTACTATGTGGATGATAATGGGACACGTCTGTCTGGTCGTATGTTTTCTACTGGCTGTGGAAATAGTTATGCCTACGGTGTGGTGGACAGCGGCTATAGGGAAGACATGACAGTAGAGGAGGCGTATGAGCTCGGCCGTCGAGGCATTACACATGCTACACACAGAGATGCTTACTCTGGAGGGGTGGTCAACAGTGAGTACACACAGTGTTTTTTTGTATGATACAGTTCTAGGTTACGTTTTCATACAATTTCTAAGTATTTGTTTATTAGTTGTATGTTagttgttgtgtgtgtatatgtttaCTCATCGCTGTGTTTTGgggattttgtgtgtttgtttgtgtgtgtagtgtATCACATGAGGGAAGACGGCTGGATAAAGGTGTGTAAGGATGACGTGTCGGAGCTGATCCATCGCTACAGAAAAGGAATGTTCTGAGTTTCATCAATAAATCCAGATCAGCATGTTGAAAACTGTCCAAAACAATACTGATGTTTTTGGAAATGATCCACAAACCTCATTATAAGCAGTTTTCACTGTGATGCGAGTAGAGAAAAATTCCAAGAAAATCAATTAGAATAAATTTATTGAAAATTTTGATTTTGCACTAAATATTAAGATGTTTTCTTTATAAGATTGTACCTATTAAAATGACTCCAAATCATGACTTGTGTAATAATTCCCGTTAACTATGTTGTGTTGCACTGTGTTATAAAATATTAGTTACACAATTGACAAAATTCCTTCTGACTGATATCTGTGTTAACAGGATTGGCATGTCTGTCAGAATGATAAGGTACAGTAGTATAAAGACAAAATAATTATCTTTAGCTATAGTTAAAATACATATCTGGTATATATTGCaatatacaaaatatata from Pelmatolapia mariae isolate MD_Pm_ZW linkage group LG22, Pm_UMD_F_2, whole genome shotgun sequence harbors:
- the psmb8a gene encoding proteasome subunit beta type-8; translated protein: MAIFDVSGYKKYCELREQIFPAGLTHLVDRTNHYNFGTKTQEFAVPPGVDPSGFLKSCNHDGGVCIEMNHGTTTLAFKFKHGVIVAVDSRASAGNYLASKDANKVIEINSYLLGTMSGSAADCQHWERLLAKECRLYRLRNNHRISVAAASKLLSNMMLGYRGMGLSMGSMICGWDKQGPGLYYVDDNGTRLSGRMFSTGCGNSYAYGVVDSGYREDMTVEEAYELGRRGITHATHRDAYSGGVVNMYHMREDGWIKVCKDDVSELIHRYRKGMF